The following coding sequences lie in one Arachis hypogaea cultivar Tifrunner chromosome 4, arahy.Tifrunner.gnm2.J5K5, whole genome shotgun sequence genomic window:
- the LOC112797955 gene encoding phosphatidylinositol 4-kinase gamma 7 isoform X2, protein MEKKPSWRRRVFVQTETGCVLGMELDRSDNAHTVKRKLQIALNVPTEESSLICGDMILKNDLSVVRNDSPLLLTRNFLHRSSSSPCLSPTGRDLQQKDRSREIEIIGCAEISSETRQLVKDIISAIKMGIEPIPIQSGLGGAYYFRNCDGENAAIVKPTDEEPYAPNNPKGFVGNALGQPGLKRSVRVGETGLREVAAYLLDHDHFANVPSTALVKVTHPIFNINDRVNGNMHPNKKQISKIASLQQYIPHDFDASDHGTSSFPVAAVHRIGILDIRILNTDRHAGNLLVRKLEGLGRFDQVELVPIDHGLCLPENLEDPYFEWIHWPQASIPFSDDELNYIHNLDPFRDSDMLRMELPMIREACLRVLVLCTIFLKEAAAFGLCLAEIGDMMSREFQGHDEEPSELELICIEAKKLLEQEEFTSFEAEVGDKEATQFQLDCEDQSFDFNANEEKLTGMPFFPFGSRSRNGRNPLSKLEENVMEDEAVNEEETTLGADKCTGPAGNLVPNISMLSMSMKSAGMDGKSWQHSGTKQKGGFLAGTSSGNMSLNELPATSSFVKVTDMDEEEWNQFLENFQRLLIPAFDNCKRGNGGKKQRQRLGTSCQF, encoded by the coding sequence ATGGAAAAAAAGCCCTCCTGGCGGAGACGAGTATTTGTACAGACTGAAACTGGTTGTGTTTTGGGGATGGAGTTAGATAGAAGTGACAATGCCCATACTGTGAAGAGGAAGTTGCAGATTGCACTCAATGTCCCAACCGAGGAAAGCTCACTTATATGTGGAGACATGATCTTGAAAAATGATTTAAGTGTTGTTAGAAATGATTCTCCGCTTCTTCTCACGAGGAACTTCTTACACCGGAGTTCATCTAGCCCTTGCCTTTCAccaactggtagggatcttcagCAAAAAGATCGGAGTAGAGAAATTGAGATTATAGGCTGTGCAGAAATATCTTCTGAAACAAGACAGCTGGTCAAGGATATTATAAGTGCAATAAAAATGGGCATTGAACCAATTCCCATTCAAAGTGGATTGGGAGGTGCATACTATTTTAGGAACTGCGATGGGGAAAATGCTGCTATTGTCAAACCAACAGATGAGGAGCCTTATGCACCAAACAATCCAAAAGGTTTTGTTGGCAACGCCCTTGGCCAACCAGGACTGAAACGTTCAGTGAGGGTTGGGGAGACAGGCTTAAGAGAAGTTGCAGCTTACCTTCTGGACCATGATCATTTTGCTAATGTTCCTTCTACTGCCCTTGTGAAGGTGACACATCCTATTTTTAACATTAATGACCGGGTCAATGGTAATATGCATCCTAACAAGAAGCAAATAAGCAAGATTGCATCACTGCAGCAGTACATTCCTCATGATTTTGATGCAAGTGATCATGGAACTTCTAGTTTCCCTGTTGCTGCTGTTCATAGGATTGGGATTTTAGATATTCGGATTTTAAATACGGACAGACATGCAGGAAACCTTCTTGTCAGGAAGCTTGAAGGTCTTGGAAGATTTGATCAAGTAGAGCTCGTTCCCATTGATCATGGTCTTTGCCTCCCTGAAAATCTGGAAGATCCATATTTTGAGTGGATCCATTGGCCTCAGGCTTCAATTCCCTTCTCAGATGATGAGCTCAACTACATACATAATTTAGACCCATTTCGTGATTCAGACATGCTGAGAATGGAGCTGCCCATGATTCGAGAAGCTTGTTTGCGGGTTTTGGTTCTCTGCACCATATTCCTTAAGGAAGCAGCCGCCTTTGGCCTTTGTCTTGCTGAGATTGGTGACATGATGAGTCGGGAATTTCAGGGTCATGATGAAGAGCCCAGTGAGCTTGAGCTTATATGTATTGAAGCAAAGAAACTATTAGAGCAGGAAGAGTTTACTTCTTTCGAGGCAGAAGTAGGAGATAAAGAGGCGACTCAGTTCCAATTAGATTGTGAGGATCAGAGTTTTGACTTCAATGCGAATGAAGAGAAACTGACTGGCATGCCATTTTTCCCATTTGGATCAAGAAGTAGAAATGGCAGAAACCCACTCTCTAAGCTAGAGGAAAATGTGATGGAGGATGAGGCCGTGAATGAAGAGGAGACAACCTTAGGTGCAGATAAATGTACAGGCCCTGCAGGAAATTTGGTACCTAACATTTCGATGCTGTCAATGTCCATGAAAAGCGCGGGAATGGATGGGAAAAGTTGGCAGCACTCGGGTacaaagcaaaaaggtggttttTTGGCTGGTACATCATCTGGGAACATGAGTTTGAATGAGTTGCCTGCGACCTCTAGCTTCGTGAAGGTGACAGATATGGATGAAGAGGAGTGGAACCAGTTTCTTGAGAATTTTCAGAGGTTGTTGATCCCAGCTTTTGATAATTGCAAACGAGGGAATGGGGGTAAGAAGCAGAGACAGAGGCTAGGAACGTCATGCCAGTTTTAG
- the LOC112797955 gene encoding phosphatidylinositol 4-kinase gamma 7 isoform X1 produces the protein MAVATFTGPPKGECCGNKNMEKKPSWRRRVFVQTETGCVLGMELDRSDNAHTVKRKLQIALNVPTEESSLICGDMILKNDLSVVRNDSPLLLTRNFLHRSSSSPCLSPTGRDLQQKDRSREIEIIGCAEISSETRQLVKDIISAIKMGIEPIPIQSGLGGAYYFRNCDGENAAIVKPTDEEPYAPNNPKGFVGNALGQPGLKRSVRVGETGLREVAAYLLDHDHFANVPSTALVKVTHPIFNINDRVNGNMHPNKKQISKIASLQQYIPHDFDASDHGTSSFPVAAVHRIGILDIRILNTDRHAGNLLVRKLEGLGRFDQVELVPIDHGLCLPENLEDPYFEWIHWPQASIPFSDDELNYIHNLDPFRDSDMLRMELPMIREACLRVLVLCTIFLKEAAAFGLCLAEIGDMMSREFQGHDEEPSELELICIEAKKLLEQEEFTSFEAEVGDKEATQFQLDCEDQSFDFNANEEKLTGMPFFPFGSRSRNGRNPLSKLEENVMEDEAVNEEETTLGADKCTGPAGNLVPNISMLSMSMKSAGMDGKSWQHSGTKQKGGFLAGTSSGNMSLNELPATSSFVKVTDMDEEEWNQFLENFQRLLIPAFDNCKRGNGGKKQRQRLGTSCQF, from the coding sequence ATGGCTGTTGCAACCTTCACAGGACCTCCTAAGGGTGAGTGTTGTGGGAATAAGAACATGGAAAAAAAGCCCTCCTGGCGGAGACGAGTATTTGTACAGACTGAAACTGGTTGTGTTTTGGGGATGGAGTTAGATAGAAGTGACAATGCCCATACTGTGAAGAGGAAGTTGCAGATTGCACTCAATGTCCCAACCGAGGAAAGCTCACTTATATGTGGAGACATGATCTTGAAAAATGATTTAAGTGTTGTTAGAAATGATTCTCCGCTTCTTCTCACGAGGAACTTCTTACACCGGAGTTCATCTAGCCCTTGCCTTTCAccaactggtagggatcttcagCAAAAAGATCGGAGTAGAGAAATTGAGATTATAGGCTGTGCAGAAATATCTTCTGAAACAAGACAGCTGGTCAAGGATATTATAAGTGCAATAAAAATGGGCATTGAACCAATTCCCATTCAAAGTGGATTGGGAGGTGCATACTATTTTAGGAACTGCGATGGGGAAAATGCTGCTATTGTCAAACCAACAGATGAGGAGCCTTATGCACCAAACAATCCAAAAGGTTTTGTTGGCAACGCCCTTGGCCAACCAGGACTGAAACGTTCAGTGAGGGTTGGGGAGACAGGCTTAAGAGAAGTTGCAGCTTACCTTCTGGACCATGATCATTTTGCTAATGTTCCTTCTACTGCCCTTGTGAAGGTGACACATCCTATTTTTAACATTAATGACCGGGTCAATGGTAATATGCATCCTAACAAGAAGCAAATAAGCAAGATTGCATCACTGCAGCAGTACATTCCTCATGATTTTGATGCAAGTGATCATGGAACTTCTAGTTTCCCTGTTGCTGCTGTTCATAGGATTGGGATTTTAGATATTCGGATTTTAAATACGGACAGACATGCAGGAAACCTTCTTGTCAGGAAGCTTGAAGGTCTTGGAAGATTTGATCAAGTAGAGCTCGTTCCCATTGATCATGGTCTTTGCCTCCCTGAAAATCTGGAAGATCCATATTTTGAGTGGATCCATTGGCCTCAGGCTTCAATTCCCTTCTCAGATGATGAGCTCAACTACATACATAATTTAGACCCATTTCGTGATTCAGACATGCTGAGAATGGAGCTGCCCATGATTCGAGAAGCTTGTTTGCGGGTTTTGGTTCTCTGCACCATATTCCTTAAGGAAGCAGCCGCCTTTGGCCTTTGTCTTGCTGAGATTGGTGACATGATGAGTCGGGAATTTCAGGGTCATGATGAAGAGCCCAGTGAGCTTGAGCTTATATGTATTGAAGCAAAGAAACTATTAGAGCAGGAAGAGTTTACTTCTTTCGAGGCAGAAGTAGGAGATAAAGAGGCGACTCAGTTCCAATTAGATTGTGAGGATCAGAGTTTTGACTTCAATGCGAATGAAGAGAAACTGACTGGCATGCCATTTTTCCCATTTGGATCAAGAAGTAGAAATGGCAGAAACCCACTCTCTAAGCTAGAGGAAAATGTGATGGAGGATGAGGCCGTGAATGAAGAGGAGACAACCTTAGGTGCAGATAAATGTACAGGCCCTGCAGGAAATTTGGTACCTAACATTTCGATGCTGTCAATGTCCATGAAAAGCGCGGGAATGGATGGGAAAAGTTGGCAGCACTCGGGTacaaagcaaaaaggtggttttTTGGCTGGTACATCATCTGGGAACATGAGTTTGAATGAGTTGCCTGCGACCTCTAGCTTCGTGAAGGTGACAGATATGGATGAAGAGGAGTGGAACCAGTTTCTTGAGAATTTTCAGAGGTTGTTGATCCCAGCTTTTGATAATTGCAAACGAGGGAATGGGGGTAAGAAGCAGAGACAGAGGCTAGGAACGTCATGCCAGTTTTAG